The Xenopus tropicalis strain Nigerian chromosome 7, UCB_Xtro_10.0, whole genome shotgun sequence genome includes a region encoding these proteins:
- the LOC100492152 gene encoding variable charge X-linked protein 3B, with product MHLSLLALLAIPTILIPVINALPCPEGASWVECPGCGTDCLTIGKACTLMCTPGCKCEQQGYVINGEACVPVSECPGQNEAIPQLDDVESASEESASEDVSTTEDYTEGPKEEEDSNSEQADSEESTQEASNEEAETEEETNEESSSGEPSSEEPSSEEPSIEIPSIGEPSSEEPSSEEPSSEEPSSEEPSSEEPSIEIPSIGEPSSEEPSSEEPSSEEPSIEIPSIGEPISEIPSSEEPSSGEPSSEEPSSGEPSSGEPSSEEPSSEEPSSGEPSSEEPSSGEPSSGEPSSEEPSSEEPSSGEPSSEEPSSGEPSSEEPISEIPSIGELISEIPSSEEPNSEEPISEIPSIGELISEIPSSEEPSSEESDEVESNGETAVSDNVESSNENSSTEREEESNGESAADEAESEPSDESE from the exons ATGCATCTGAGCCTGCTCGCCCTGTTGG CTATCCCAACAATCCTTATTCCTGTAATAAATG CGCTGCCCTGCCCTGAAGGAGCCTCATGGGTAGAGTGCCCAGGGTGCGGAACGGACTGTCTCACTATCGGAAAGGCTTGTACCTTAATGTGTACACCCGGCTGCAAGTGTGAACAGCAAGGATATGTCATCAATGGGGAGGCCTGTGTTCCAGTCAGCGAGTGTCCTGGCCAAAACGAAGCTATCCCTCAACTTGACGATGTGGAATCTGCCAGTGAGGAATCTGCCAGTGAGGATGTTAGTACTACGGAGGATTACACTGAGGGACCTAAAGAAGAAGAAGACTCTAACAGTGAACAAGCTGACAGTGAGGAATCCACCCAAGAAGCCAGCAATGAAGAAGCTGAAACAGAAGAGGAGACCAATGAAGAATCTAGCAGTGGGGAACCTAGCAGTGAGGAACCTAGCAGTGAGGAACCTAGCATTGAGATACCTAGCATTGGGGAACCTAGCAGTGAGGAACCTAGCAGTGAGGAACCTAGCAGTGAGGAACCTAGCAGTGAGGAACCTAGCAGTGAGGAACCTAGCATTGAGATACCTAGCATTGGGGAACCTAGCAGTGAGGAACCTAGCAGTGAGGAACCTAGCAGTGAGGAACCTAGCATTGAGATACCTAGCATTGGGGAACCTATCAGTGAGATACCTAGCAGTGAGGAACCTAGCAGTGGGGAACCTAGCAGTGAGGAACCTAGCAGTGGGGAACCTAGCAGTGGGGAACCTAGCAGTGAGGAACCTAGCAGTGAGGAACCTAGCAGTGGGGAACCTAGCAGTGAGGAACCTAGCAGTGGGGAACCTAGCAGTGGGGAACCTAGCAGTGAGGAACCTAGCAGTGAGGAACCTAGCAGTGGGGAACCTAGCAGTGAGGAACCTAGCAGTGGGGAACCTAGCAGTGAGGAACCTATCAGTGAGATACCTAGCATTGGGGAACTTATCAGTGAGATACCTAGCAGTGAGGAACCTAACAGTGAGGAACCTATCAGTGAGATACCTAGCATTGGGGAACTTATCAGTGAGATACCTAGCAGTGAGGAACCTAGCAGTGAAGAGTCTGATGAAGTAGAATCTAATGGTGAGACAGCTGTATCTGATAACGTGGAATCTAGCAATGAGAATTCTTCTACTGAGAGAGAGGAGGAGTCTAATGGGGAATCTGCCGCTGATGAAGCTGAGAGTGAG